CAGGGTCACCAGATAAGGCCACGCCCCCTTGCTCTTCCCAAGTGACCGGGCATTTGTCCATGACTGCCGCGCTACATCCGGTAATTTTTGCCGCCTGTGCTGCCTCGACTTGAGTTTCTCTGATGAACCTCCTGAGAAGAAAAGGAAACACAAAGCGCTGACATCACCATTGGAACAGGAGCAACTGAAGCAACTTTTACCACAGTGAGGGCAACAGCAATGTGACTGaatctgatcacatgatcaacgttcatgtcagaatttagacaaatgaccaatctgagcattaacacaggaaacaaaacaggatttaggtttgttttgtcattttgttggctTTAAATGGTGTaatgtgtattttccttttgtttgtttgtgttcattcaGATAATGTTGGAttcgtttggtgtgtttttatagCATTTATGTGTAttctttgtgtcattttgtctgtttttgttattattttgtgatattttctgttattttgtgtatttctgtctgttttgttattgttttgtgtttgtgattattttgagggttttttgttattttgtgtgtttttgttgatattttgtgtgcttttggagtcattttgcaagtttttctgctgtttcatgaaatattgttgttgttttgtttcaggTATTACTTGGTTTatattgttgattaaaaacctTATTTTTGATTAACTCCAGGTGATACATGTCAAAGACAAAAgggaaaatatcaatatttaaatattaaatatgtccATGTTAGATGAACGTCTTCATGCCATTAATCACAGTTTTGGGGAATTCTTAACTGTCTGAAAACGATCTGCTGGAGTTCGTACCTTGAAGGACGAGTGACTGTGTCCAGGTGAaggtctctatggagaaaaacAGGACGGATTACCGTCAGTAGAATATTGAACACGTGTAAACTATGCTCAATGGTCACTTCTCACGTCAAGATACAGATCAAAGGCTTAACGTTGCCGTAACGACAAAAAAACGACACATTTACAATTGTTTAATGTCACATTCGGTGAAGAGACCCCCGGAAAAGAGAATTGTGGCAAAAAAACTACCAAAAAAGTTGATGAAGTAATGTACATCAAGATGTCAGAACGTGACCAAATGAAGCAGGAAGTGAATGCGTGTAtggcagggggcgtggcctcacctttttgttttttgtcctgtCAGGCTGCTGTGCCGTCCTACGCTCCGTGGCCCTGTCTACGGCGTGCGCCGACGTACCGACCTTTGCTGCTCTCGGCACGTCCGTGTGACGCTGGGCGCGCACGGATCGCGCCGGCTTGCTGGTCTTGGCGGGAGCGCAGTACATCTCCAGACGCTGTAGCTCGCAGCTTTTAAAGCAGCACTCGTTCACTATACCATAGGACCGACGTGAGCTGGATCCGTAGCCCGGTTTACCTGTGCAAACAGAACATTcacagtttcatttattcagttgAACATTGCACTGCATCCACAAGATGGTGCCACCTGAGATCTCATATCTTCTTACGTTAAAAACATCAACACCTATGTTCAAAAAATCATAAAAGAACATCATTATTTGTGGCtgaaacacacatttttggGACAAAATACTTTCTCTAACTAATTTCATTTTTATCGTAAGCATGTTTTTGTCGTAATGTTAATTTTGTCATCATGCACATTTGTGTTGTAATGACAATTTTTGTCATAATGTTCATGTATGTCTCACTGTTAATTTGGTCCTAATGCACATTTTTGTCATAACGCtcatttttgtcgtcatttaatttttttgctgtaattagtttttaattcttaacaaacatttttgattCAACAGGGTTTGGTTGTAACAGATCTTTTGTGCTGTAATGCACATCTTTTGTCATAATGCATATTTATGTCACGATGGACATTTTTTGTCATAACGCTCATTTTTGTCATAATGGACTATTGTTGTTACGTACAATTTTGTCATAATGTAAATTTTTGTCGTAATTATTTTTGCTGTAACGTATAATTGTCAAATTGAATTCTTCTTTGGTCGTAACAAATAATTTGTGCTGTAACGCATGTTTTTGTTGACTGACGTTTTGTTATAACGCGCATTTTTGGCAATGTAAATTAAtctaacaattttttttgaatgaacaGGGTTTAGTCTTAACATACATTTTGGTCATAATCATTTTCTGTCTTGACAGACATTTTTCTCCCAAAGGATCAGCTCATGGAagtgttttaaaactaaaactaagcccctaaaaacagttttattttgaaaacccaACCAATTCACTGTTAGATTAGTGACTGTGAACCAGGCGTCACGGCTGAAACGTCCACATTTCCCTGTGCACACCTTGGACACGCAGCGGAGCACTGATGGTCTTCTCCCTGTTAGCGAAtgaaataatcataatttaatatgGCATTTACAAGGAGGAAATGCCTTTCCTGCTCACAGTTAATAGCTGTTGGCTCCGAGGCCTGCCAGTGCTGACAGAGTGCATTAACGTCTGCTGGACGTCTGAGTGGCTTTCATTGAGAAACAAGAGGCTAATGGAGGTGTGAATGAGCAGGAGGAGGCTTTCCTGTCCCTCATCGagctgaatgaggctaaaaatatacagtacacaTGAATTATTGAAGAGAGGGATGCACCAAGAACTGCAAACTTCCCAAAGCAAACCAAGCCAGTTCAAGGATTTCATTTTGGGGaggtttctttttattatttattattggaaTTTCCAaacgcatcgagaagagccgagaaaaaagtgacagaaCAGGAAGTTACTTGAATACAGGTTGAATCACAGTGGTTCATTCAATCACAGAGGACAGAATCCATAAATTCTAATTATTCTATGTGATAATATTTATGTAATTACAGAATtttctcctggtcagttctggtcaaactgctctaaacaggccagataccatcgtacactgatagcattcaccaaggtctctgcctgaggaggctccGTTATGTTATAACTACTGCTATAAACTTTACAAACAAATTGTAATgtaatattaatgtattttagttAAACATTCAACAGTCGAAATCCACAAATTCAAATCATTCTGTGATATTCTCTCTCCTGGTCAGACTGCTCTaaacaggccagataccattgtacactaatagcattcaccaaggcctctgcctgaggaggctccATTATGTTATGACTACCGCCATAATCATAACATAGCGCTACAGAGGGCATGAACGCAAACAGCTTGGACcgtaataatcatttattttagttaaacatTGTGATGCGTCCACAAGATGGCGCCACCTGGGATCTCATACCTTCGTACATTAAAACAACAGACGGTTTTTCGCAGGTATCATTCTCATGACAAACATTTTTGGCAAAACGAACTTTTTTGTCGTAACATATTTATttgatattgttattttttgtcgtcatttaattttttgttataatgtatatttttgtcagtttaaacgCTTCTAACAAACATTTTTGAATGAACAGGGTttgtaaaggctcaaacatacttgggTGGACATCGGCCAATTAAGTGGAGTCCGCTGTAAATGTAACACTGACCTGCATAAAACACAGCAGGTGAGATGAAGACCAGCTTTGAGGGCGGACCTTAAAAACACGTCCCATAAAGAGTACAAGAACTACAGAGAAGagctaaggattgtgggaaatgtaggattttactaGAAACGACTATGCGGCGGTGCGCTTCAGGTGTGCTCGAGTATGAAGCCCTGAGGAGTGCGAACAGTCTGGGTATGTTTGAGACCCATAATCACTGCTTcataatctaaacaaaaacaatagaaatatgctttacttcacaaaatgtGGCCTTCAAAATGCAGGAAATAGTATTTC
This genomic window from Gouania willdenowi chromosome 6, fGouWil2.1, whole genome shotgun sequence contains:
- the igf1 gene encoding insulin-like growth factor 1; translation: MSGSLSFQRHLCDVFKGAMCCISCGHALSLLLCVLSLTPATGGAGTETLCGAELVDTLQFVCGERGFYFSKPGYGSSSRRSYGIVNECCFKSCELQRLEMYCAPAKTSKPARSVRAQRHTDVPRAAKVGTSAHAVDRATERRTAQQPDRTKNKKRPSPGHSHSSFKEVHQRNSSRGSTGGKNYRM